A portion of the Flavobacterium limnophilum genome contains these proteins:
- the panB gene encoding 3-methyl-2-oxobutanoate hydroxymethyltransferase, with the protein MSTAKKDYKRITTKSLIDMKANGEKISMLTAYDYSMAKIVDVAGVDAILVGDSASNVMAGHETTLPITLDQMIYHASSVVRAVARALVVVDLPFGSYQSDPREALRSAIRIMKESGGHAVKLEGGSEIKDSIKKILNAGIPVMGHLGLTPQSIYKFGTYTVRAKEEEEAEKLMKDAKLLEKLGCFAIVIEKVPAHLAEKVAKSVSIPIIGIGAGGGVDGQVLVIHDMLGMNNEFSPRFLRRYLNLYEEMTSAIGQYVTDVKSSDFPNEKEQY; encoded by the coding sequence ATGTCTACAGCAAAAAAAGATTACAAAAGAATTACCACCAAATCATTGATTGACATGAAAGCCAATGGAGAAAAAATTTCCATGCTTACGGCTTACGATTATTCGATGGCAAAAATTGTTGATGTCGCCGGTGTTGACGCCATATTGGTGGGCGATTCGGCTTCGAACGTGATGGCGGGTCACGAAACTACCTTGCCCATTACTTTAGACCAAATGATTTATCACGCATCGAGTGTGGTTCGTGCCGTTGCAAGAGCTTTGGTCGTGGTTGATTTGCCTTTTGGAAGCTACCAATCCGATCCCAGAGAAGCCTTGCGTTCTGCCATCAGAATCATGAAAGAAAGTGGTGGACATGCCGTGAAACTGGAAGGCGGGAGCGAAATAAAAGATTCCATCAAAAAAATATTGAATGCCGGAATTCCCGTTATGGGACATTTGGGCTTGACCCCACAATCTATTTATAAATTTGGAACCTACACCGTTCGTGCCAAAGAAGAAGAAGAGGCCGAAAAATTGATGAAAGATGCCAAACTATTGGAAAAACTGGGTTGTTTCGCCATAGTTATCGAAAAAGTTCCCGCACATTTAGCCGAAAAAGTAGCCAAAAGTGTTTCCATTCCCATCATCGGAATTGGTGCCGGTGGCGGCGTTGACGGACAGGTTTTGGTTATCCACGACATGCTGGGAATGAACAACGAATTCAGTCCCCGATTTTTGCGTCGCTACCTGAATTTATACGAGGAAATGACTTCGGCCATTGGTCAATATGTTACCGACGTGAAGTCCAGCGATTTTCCAAACGAGAAAGAGCAGTATTAA
- a CDS encoding DUF2809 domain-containing protein — MQKNSRFFYFILITTTIIVGILSRKIEGVPTFFGDSLYAVMVYFVLRMFFLNLNLKKTAILALSFCFCIEFLQLYRADWMLEIRRTALGHCVLGQGFLWSDLGFYTIGVLIAFGIDPTWGKRN, encoded by the coding sequence ATGCAAAAAAACAGTCGCTTTTTCTATTTTATTCTGATAACCACCACAATTATAGTCGGTATTTTATCCCGAAAGATTGAGGGTGTTCCAACGTTTTTTGGAGACAGTTTATATGCCGTTATGGTTTATTTTGTTCTGCGAATGTTCTTCCTCAATTTAAACTTAAAAAAGACAGCAATTCTTGCTTTAAGTTTTTGCTTTTGCATCGAATTCCTTCAACTGTATCGAGCTGATTGGATGTTGGAAATTCGAAGAACTGCATTAGGACATTGTGTCTTGGGACAAGGCTTTCTTTGGAGTGATTTAGGGTTTTATACAATTGGAGTTCTAATTGCTTTTGGGATAGATCCGACTTGGGGTAAGAGAAATTAA
- a CDS encoding L-serine ammonia-lyase, giving the protein MEECISVFDMLKIGVGPSSSHTLGPWRAAERFLGELRNQNLLHSINRVKVDLYGSLSLTGKGHATDFAIMLGLSGQDPEYIPIENINTIIKEIKEKKQLLLGNEKTIPFAPEDDIIFNKNFLPFHANGLSFTAYTADNNEYASTYYSIGGGFVVVEERVNAKKKIEIKCAFPFPINKADELLNYTLKENKKISEIVYENEKSMRPEAEIHHELMRIWNTMLECMYIGCHSEGILPGGLHVRRRAFDMHQHLIGLSNYDSPQTWLEQIRLTEVKFRQILKWVSCFALAVNEVNAALGRVVTAPTNGSAGVIPAVLMYYLVIENHEAGEKEIKQFLMVAGEIGSIFKKGSTISAAMGGCQAEIGVSSSMAAAALCELMGGTPAQVLMAAEIAMEHHLGLTCDPIGGLVQIPCIERNTMGALKAINAAELALETDPKNAKVPLDKVIDTMWQTAKDMNNKYKETSEGGLAVAVNMADC; this is encoded by the coding sequence ATGGAAGAATGCATCTCTGTTTTTGACATGTTAAAAATTGGCGTCGGCCCTTCAAGCTCGCACACACTGGGTCCTTGGCGCGCTGCCGAACGTTTTCTGGGTGAATTGAGAAACCAAAATCTATTGCATTCCATCAACCGAGTAAAAGTGGATTTATACGGTTCACTTTCCTTGACCGGAAAAGGACACGCCACTGATTTTGCCATAATGCTGGGATTATCAGGACAAGACCCGGAGTACATCCCCATTGAAAACATCAATACAATCATAAAGGAAATAAAAGAGAAAAAACAGCTTCTTTTGGGGAATGAAAAAACAATTCCTTTCGCTCCTGAAGATGACATTATTTTCAATAAAAACTTTCTTCCTTTTCACGCCAATGGGCTGTCCTTTACAGCCTATACTGCCGATAACAACGAATATGCGTCGACCTATTATTCCATCGGTGGCGGATTTGTGGTCGTGGAAGAACGTGTCAATGCCAAAAAGAAAATCGAAATAAAATGCGCTTTTCCGTTTCCCATCAACAAAGCGGACGAACTCTTGAATTATACCCTCAAAGAAAACAAGAAGATTTCGGAAATTGTGTATGAAAACGAAAAATCAATGCGTCCCGAAGCCGAAATTCACCATGAACTAATGCGCATTTGGAACACGATGCTCGAATGCATGTACATCGGTTGCCATTCCGAAGGGATTCTTCCCGGTGGTTTGCACGTTCGCCGCAGGGCATTCGACATGCACCAACACCTCATCGGTTTGTCTAATTATGATTCACCACAAACTTGGCTGGAACAAATTCGCTTGACGGAAGTGAAGTTTCGCCAAATCCTGAAATGGGTCAGTTGTTTTGCCTTGGCCGTCAACGAAGTAAATGCAGCTTTGGGCCGTGTGGTTACAGCTCCCACCAACGGAAGTGCGGGTGTAATTCCGGCCGTTTTGATGTATTATTTGGTCATCGAAAATCACGAAGCCGGCGAAAAAGAAATCAAGCAATTCTTGATGGTTGCCGGAGAAATTGGGAGTATTTTCAAAAAAGGTTCCACCATCTCGGCTGCAATGGGCGGATGTCAGGCAGAAATCGGAGTCTCTTCATCAATGGCCGCTGCTGCTTTATGCGAATTAATGGGCGGAACACCTGCCCAGGTTTTAATGGCTGCCGAAATCGCCATGGAACACCATCTGGGTTTAACTTGTGACCCTATTGGCGGTTTGGTTCAAATACCTTGTATCGAAAGAAACACCATGGGAGCGTTAAAAGCCATCAACGCCGCCGAATTGGCCTTGGAAACCGACCCAAAAAACGCCAAAGTACCCTTGGATAAAGTCATTGACACGATGTGGCAAACCGCCAAAGACATGAACAACAAATACAAGGAAACTTCCGAAGGAGGTTTGGCCGTGGCCGTAAATATGGCGGATTGCTAA
- a CDS encoding AI-2E family transporter, with protein sequence MEPKNTNSYNFEKIVDTLIRLGLLSLLLMWCLDILRPFILILIWAIVIAIAIYPVYAILVKVFRGRKILAGIFLTAFLLSLIMIPSGLIMYSLYEGINHFRELFNTGEPLIPPPGGNTANWPSIAKPIVDFWQLASENLQETIVKYSDQIKEYGSLLLFALAGIGKGVLSFIVSIIIAGVLLIYTDSSVVVTHKIFKKLVGKNSENFAEISVLTIRNVVKGILGVALIQTTMAGLGFFIAGVPFAGLWTILCLILAIIQVGVGPIAIPVAIYMFSVADTTTAIILAIWLGITLLIDNVLKPILLGRNAPAPMLVIFLGAIGGFIFNGFLGLFLGAIILTIGYKLFLMWLDTETNH encoded by the coding sequence ATGGAACCAAAAAATACTAATTCTTATAATTTCGAAAAAATAGTTGATACTTTAATCCGGCTTGGGCTATTGTCATTGCTGTTGATGTGGTGTCTTGACATTTTGAGACCCTTTATTTTAATCCTGATTTGGGCTATCGTCATTGCCATTGCCATTTATCCAGTTTATGCCATTTTGGTAAAGGTTTTTAGAGGCAGAAAGATTTTGGCTGGCATTTTCTTGACAGCATTTTTGTTGAGTCTTATCATGATTCCAAGTGGATTAATCATGTATTCGCTTTATGAAGGAATCAATCATTTTCGTGAATTATTCAATACGGGCGAACCTTTGATTCCGCCACCAGGGGGAAATACGGCAAACTGGCCTTCAATTGCCAAACCCATAGTTGATTTCTGGCAATTGGCTTCGGAGAATTTGCAGGAAACTATCGTGAAGTATTCCGACCAGATAAAAGAATATGGTTCTCTGCTGTTATTTGCTTTGGCGGGTATTGGCAAAGGCGTTTTGTCTTTCATAGTGTCCATAATTATTGCGGGTGTTTTATTGATTTATACAGATTCTTCAGTAGTGGTTACCCATAAAATATTTAAAAAATTAGTGGGTAAAAACAGCGAAAATTTTGCAGAAATATCAGTGCTTACCATTCGAAACGTGGTTAAGGGAATTCTTGGAGTTGCCCTTATCCAGACCACGATGGCTGGTCTTGGTTTTTTTATTGCAGGTGTCCCATTTGCGGGTTTGTGGACAATTTTGTGCCTTATCTTGGCAATCATCCAGGTTGGAGTGGGGCCCATTGCAATTCCGGTTGCCATTTACATGTTTTCGGTGGCAGATACCACAACTGCCATCATTCTGGCTATTTGGTTGGGAATCACGCTCTTGATCGACAATGTTTTAAAGCCTATTTTATTGGGAAGAAATGCACCGGCACCAATGCTCGTAATATTTTTAGGGGCAATCGGAGGATTTATTTTCAACGGTTTTTTAGGACTCTTTTTAGGAGCCATTATACTCACCATCGGTTATAAACTTTTTTTGATGTGGTTGGATACCGAAACGAATCACTAA
- a CDS encoding TIGR02757 family protein, with product MNQSELKSFLDEKVLQYNTLDFIESDPVQIPHLFSQKEDIEIAGFLSATIAWGNRKMIIKNSHKMMDLMGNSPYDFVLSHSEDDLERLESFVHRTFNGQDFASFIKGLQHIYKNYNGLEAVFAKHQEPNSMQKSISEFKKTFFEIPHQNRTQKHISDPINNSAAKRINMMLRWFCRQDNKGVDLGIWKSISPSLLSCPLDVHSGNVARKLGLLTRKQNDGKALAELDAKLRELDPNDPVKYDFALFGLGVFEGF from the coding sequence ATGAATCAATCCGAACTCAAATCCTTCCTTGACGAAAAAGTCCTGCAGTACAACACGCTGGATTTTATCGAAAGTGATCCCGTGCAAATTCCGCATTTGTTTTCGCAAAAAGAAGACATCGAAATTGCCGGTTTTTTGAGTGCCACCATCGCTTGGGGCAATCGAAAGATGATTATCAAAAATTCCCACAAGATGATGGATTTGATGGGGAATTCACCTTATGATTTTGTGCTATCACATTCCGAAGATGATTTGGAACGATTGGAATCCTTTGTTCACCGAACCTTCAACGGACAGGATTTTGCGAGTTTTATAAAAGGTTTGCAACACATTTATAAAAATTACAACGGTCTTGAAGCTGTTTTTGCCAAACACCAAGAACCGAATTCGATGCAAAAAAGCATTTCCGAATTCAAGAAAACATTCTTTGAAATTCCACACCAAAACCGAACCCAAAAACACATCTCCGACCCGATAAATAATTCCGCCGCGAAACGAATTAACATGATGCTAAGGTGGTTTTGTCGCCAAGACAACAAAGGCGTTGATTTGGGTATTTGGAAAAGCATTTCTCCTTCGCTCCTATCTTGTCCTCTCGATGTGCATTCGGGGAATGTGGCTCGAAAATTAGGCTTATTGACAAGAAAACAAAATGATGGAAAAGCTTTGGCAGAATTAGATGCAAAACTCCGTGAACTCGACCCGAACGATCCCGTGAAATATGATTTTGCCCTGTTTGGATTGGGCGTTTTTGAGGGTTTCTGA
- a CDS encoding ABC transporter ATP-binding protein, with product MIQAKNIHKYYDQLHVLKGVDLHIQKGEIVSIVGASGAGKTTLLQILGTLDKPTIENGIELRINGEDILTMNDKTLSKFRNLNLGFIFQFHQLLPEFTALENVCIPAYIANKSKHETEKEAKRLLEYLGLSHRINHKPNELSGGEQQRVAVARALINKPAIIFADEPSGNLDTHSAENLHQLFFKLRDEFGQTFVIVTHNEELANMADRKLVMVDGQISGQ from the coding sequence ATGATACAAGCAAAAAACATTCATAAATATTACGACCAACTTCACGTACTCAAAGGAGTTGATTTACATATCCAAAAAGGAGAAATTGTTTCCATTGTAGGTGCTTCAGGTGCCGGAAAAACGACACTTTTGCAAATTCTTGGAACATTGGACAAACCAACAATAGAAAACGGAATAGAATTGCGTATCAACGGTGAAGACATTCTGACGATGAACGACAAAACCTTGTCCAAATTCAGGAACTTGAATCTGGGTTTCATCTTCCAGTTTCACCAATTGTTGCCGGAATTCACGGCCTTGGAAAATGTTTGCATCCCCGCTTACATTGCCAATAAATCCAAACACGAAACAGAAAAAGAAGCCAAAAGATTACTAGAATATCTTGGGCTTTCGCACCGAATCAACCATAAACCCAACGAACTTTCGGGCGGTGAACAACAACGTGTGGCCGTAGCTAGAGCGTTAATCAACAAACCTGCCATCATTTTTGCCGATGAACCTTCTGGAAATCTCGACACGCATTCGGCCGAAAACTTGCATCAATTATTTTTTAAACTGCGCGACGAATTTGGACAGACTTTCGTGATTGTAACCCACAACGAAGAATTGGCTAATATGGCGGACAGAAAACTGGTAATGGTGGATGGGCAAATTAGTGGGCAGTAA
- a CDS encoding DUF6787 family protein produces MGNLKKRWGITSNYQLVLIFVVFAINGSLSARISGFAMNYLGINNENTHWIPYYIILLLLVLPLYPFLLMFFGYLFGQSKFFFPFSKKMLQRMGLGFFFKEDKK; encoded by the coding sequence ATGGGAAATTTAAAGAAGCGTTGGGGGATCACCTCCAATTATCAGTTGGTACTAATTTTTGTGGTTTTTGCCATAAACGGTTCTTTATCGGCAAGAATTTCCGGCTTCGCAATGAATTATTTAGGCATCAACAACGAAAACACGCATTGGATACCTTATTATATCATTTTGCTTCTTTTGGTTCTACCCTTGTATCCTTTTTTGTTGATGTTCTTCGGCTATCTTTTTGGCCAATCCAAATTCTTCTTCCCATTTTCGAAAAAAATGCTGCAACGTATGGGTTTGGGATTTTTCTTCAAGGAAGATAAAAAATAA
- a CDS encoding DUF6146 family protein, with product MKNSVYIIAFILSLIIGCNSSKSTMKSADKHVASKNDTIRIANDSLQYEVIIIDPGFSTWLASMAYPRNFHSLQYLETKNQIYVNEWNNRVMQPQRYNPNLYEMTINYDPNIHYGYEVNYLIYNYMIYFQNTYKQKLDGYVPTR from the coding sequence ATGAAAAACAGTGTTTACATAATAGCCTTTATTCTCTCCCTAATTATTGGTTGTAACTCCTCGAAGTCAACAATGAAGAGTGCAGACAAACACGTGGCCAGTAAAAACGATACCATTCGAATCGCCAATGATTCTTTACAATATGAGGTAATCATCATAGATCCCGGTTTCAGCACTTGGCTCGCGAGTATGGCTTATCCTAGAAATTTTCATTCGCTACAGTATTTAGAAACCAAAAACCAAATCTATGTCAACGAATGGAACAATCGCGTGATGCAACCGCAACGATACAACCCTAACTTGTATGAAATGACCATCAATTACGACCCAAACATCCATTATGGTTATGAAGTGAATTACTTAATCTACAATTACATGATTTATTTCCAAAACACCTATAAACAAAAATTGGATGGTTATGTCCCAACGAGATAA
- a CDS encoding D-2-hydroxyacid dehydrogenase: MKVLANDGISESGILALQKGGYEVITTKVAQEQVANFVNENNVSVVLVRSATKVRKDIIDACPGLKIIGRGGVGMDNIDVEYAKSKGIHVINTPASSSESVAELVFAHLLSGVRFLHDSNRNMPLEGDSNFNGLKKAYAEGVELRGKTLGIVGIGRIGQATAKMALGLGMKVIAADSFIPQVDVKVEFFDGQSITTTIVSQSLESLFKEADFITLHVPAQDGYIVDEAALATMKDGVGIVNCARGGVIDEIALIKALDSGKVSFAGLDVFESEPKPEMTILMHPKISLTPHIGAATGEAQDRIGTELAQQIISILG; this comes from the coding sequence ATGAAAGTATTAGCCAATGACGGAATTTCAGAAAGTGGAATTCTAGCCTTGCAAAAAGGTGGATATGAAGTGATAACAACAAAAGTAGCACAAGAACAAGTAGCCAACTTCGTGAACGAAAACAACGTAAGCGTAGTATTGGTAAGAAGTGCAACCAAAGTTCGCAAAGATATTATTGATGCTTGCCCAGGACTAAAAATTATTGGTCGTGGTGGTGTTGGAATGGACAACATCGATGTGGAATATGCAAAAAGCAAAGGAATTCACGTAATCAACACGCCTGCGTCTTCATCAGAATCTGTGGCTGAATTAGTTTTCGCCCACTTGCTTTCCGGCGTTCGTTTCTTGCACGATTCCAACAGAAATATGCCTCTTGAAGGAGATTCAAACTTCAATGGTTTGAAAAAAGCATACGCTGAAGGAGTGGAACTAAGAGGGAAAACCCTTGGAATTGTTGGAATTGGACGTATTGGTCAAGCCACGGCAAAAATGGCTCTTGGATTAGGAATGAAAGTTATCGCAGCAGACAGCTTCATCCCACAAGTAGATGTAAAAGTTGAATTTTTCGACGGACAATCCATTACTACAACAATCGTTTCCCAATCATTGGAATCTTTATTCAAAGAAGCCGATTTCATCACCTTGCACGTTCCTGCCCAAGACGGTTACATCGTTGACGAAGCTGCGTTGGCAACCATGAAAGACGGCGTTGGAATTGTAAACTGTGCTCGTGGTGGTGTTATTGACGAAATTGCCTTGATAAAAGCATTGGATTCCGGAAAAGTATCTTTCGCTGGATTAGACGTTTTCGAAAGCGAACCAAAACCAGAAATGACCATCTTGATGCACCCAAAAATCTCGTTGACTCCACACATTGGTGCTGCAACTGGAGAAGCTCAAGACAGAATTGGAACTGAATTGGCACAACAAATTATTAGCATATTAGGTTAA
- the serC gene encoding 3-phosphoserine/phosphohydroxythreonine transaminase: protein MKKHNYSAGPSILPQEVFEKSAQAILDFNNSGLSILEISHRSKDFVAVMDEARALALELLGLEGKGYKALFLGGGASLEFLMVPYNLMKENGKAAYLDSGTWATAAIKEAKFFGETVIVGSSKEDNYTYIPKGYEIPTDVDYFHCTSNNTIFGTQMKEFPATNVPVVCDMSSDIFSRVLDFSKFDIIYAGAQKNMGPAGTTLVVIKEEILGKNGRNIPSMLDYAKHIKADSMYNTPPVFPVYASLLTLQWIKAKGGVAAVEKLNNAKAALLYGEIDRNPLFKGAAVVEDRSNMNVTFLLTNPEHTETFDKMWKEAGISGLPGHRSVGGYRASIYNAMPIESVQVLVDVMQALEKSVQ from the coding sequence ATGAAAAAACACAACTACAGCGCAGGACCGTCTATTTTACCACAAGAAGTTTTTGAAAAATCAGCTCAAGCTATTTTAGATTTCAATAATTCAGGATTGTCAATCTTGGAAATTTCACACCGAAGTAAAGATTTTGTTGCCGTTATGGACGAAGCCCGTGCCTTGGCATTGGAGCTTTTAGGTCTTGAAGGCAAAGGCTACAAAGCTCTTTTTCTTGGAGGTGGAGCAAGTCTTGAATTCTTGATGGTTCCTTACAACTTGATGAAAGAAAACGGAAAAGCCGCTTATCTTGACTCAGGAACTTGGGCAACTGCCGCCATAAAAGAAGCCAAATTTTTTGGAGAAACCGTAATCGTGGGTTCTTCAAAAGAAGATAATTATACTTATATTCCTAAAGGTTACGAAATACCAACTGATGTTGATTATTTTCACTGCACCAGCAACAACACCATTTTTGGAACTCAAATGAAAGAATTCCCAGCTACAAATGTTCCCGTAGTTTGCGATATGAGTTCCGACATCTTTTCAAGAGTTTTGGATTTTTCTAAATTCGACATTATTTATGCCGGAGCCCAAAAAAATATGGGACCTGCAGGAACTACTTTGGTGGTTATCAAAGAAGAAATTTTGGGTAAAAACGGTCGCAACATCCCAAGCATGTTGGATTATGCCAAACATATCAAAGCAGACAGCATGTACAATACTCCTCCAGTTTTCCCTGTTTATGCTTCATTGTTGACTTTGCAATGGATTAAAGCAAAAGGTGGTGTGGCAGCAGTTGAAAAATTAAACAATGCCAAAGCCGCTTTATTATACGGAGAAATTGACAGAAACCCATTATTCAAAGGAGCTGCCGTAGTGGAAGATCGTTCGAACATGAATGTTACTTTCTTGTTGACTAATCCTGAACACACTGAAACATTTGACAAAATGTGGAAAGAAGCCGGTATTTCTGGATTGCCTGGACACCGTTCAGTAGGTGGTTACAGAGCTTCTATTTACAATGCAATGCCAATTGAAAGCGTACAAGTTTTGGTTGACGTTATGCAAGCCTTGGAGAAAAGTGTTCAGTAA
- a CDS encoding acyl-CoA reductase: protein MLENDKKRCFIELGKFLSQFSENETIKNTSVLHNDLFFEDFKDLIQLSQSHNGWYTTENVYFAIQSWASALTEENLDKWLSVYDFKEAKPKNVGLILAGNIPLVGFHDFLSVLVSGNNVLIKTSSNDQFLLPFLTKYLIAIEPELSNKITFVEGKLENFDAVIATGSNNTARYFEYYFKDKPSIIRKNRNSVAVLNGEETKEQLIALGEDIFRYFGLGCRNVSKLFVPKGYSFNAFFEAIFEYQDIIHYEKYANNYDYNKAVFLMSNFKLLDNGFLTIKEDSSYASPISSVFYEFYENLDDLQIRLETESEQIQCIVSNGLAKNSIAFGQTQRPNLWDYADNVDTISFLLTIK, encoded by the coding sequence ATGTTAGAAAACGACAAAAAAAGATGTTTTATTGAATTGGGGAAATTTTTAAGCCAGTTTTCCGAGAATGAAACCATCAAGAATACATCTGTTTTACACAATGATTTGTTCTTCGAAGATTTCAAGGATTTGATACAGTTGTCCCAATCCCACAACGGCTGGTACACTACTGAAAATGTTTATTTTGCCATACAATCATGGGCTTCGGCCTTGACCGAAGAAAACCTGGACAAATGGCTTTCCGTTTATGATTTCAAGGAAGCAAAACCCAAAAATGTGGGGCTCATTCTGGCCGGAAATATTCCGTTGGTTGGATTTCACGATTTTCTTTCCGTATTGGTTTCGGGAAACAACGTTTTGATAAAAACATCGTCAAACGACCAGTTTTTGTTGCCTTTTTTGACCAAATATTTAATAGCCATCGAACCGGAATTGTCCAACAAAATCACTTTCGTGGAAGGAAAACTGGAAAATTTTGATGCCGTAATCGCCACCGGAAGCAACAATACGGCGCGCTATTTCGAGTATTATTTCAAGGACAAACCAAGCATCATTCGTAAAAACAGAAATTCGGTAGCCGTTTTAAATGGCGAAGAAACCAAAGAACAACTTATTGCCTTGGGCGAAGACATTTTTAGGTATTTTGGTTTGGGATGTCGCAATGTTTCGAAACTTTTTGTTCCAAAAGGCTATTCTTTCAATGCTTTTTTTGAAGCCATTTTCGAATACCAAGACATCATTCACTATGAAAAATACGCCAACAATTACGATTACAACAAGGCCGTTTTCTTGATGAGCAATTTCAAACTCTTGGACAATGGCTTTTTGACCATCAAAGAAGATTCCAGTTATGCTTCGCCGATTTCAAGTGTTTTTTATGAATTCTATGAAAACTTGGACGATTTACAAATTCGATTAGAAACAGAAAGCGAACAAATTCAGTGCATTGTAAGCAACGGACTCGCCAAAAACAGCATTGCTTTTGGACAAACACAAAGACCGAATTTATGGGATTATGCAGATAACGTAGATACAATTTCATTTTTGTTAACAATAAAATGA
- a CDS encoding 4Fe-4S dicluster domain-containing protein has translation MAIIITDECINCGACEPECPNTAIYEGADDWRYKDGTRIKGKVILPTGEEVDADEAQTPISDDIYYIVPGKCTECKGFHDEPQCAAVCPVDCCVPDENHVESEETLLNRKAFLHNE, from the coding sequence ATGGCTATTATAATCACTGACGAATGTATCAATTGTGGCGCTTGTGAGCCGGAATGTCCAAATACCGCAATATATGAAGGAGCAGATGACTGGAGATACAAAGATGGAACCAGAATTAAAGGAAAAGTAATTTTACCAACAGGAGAAGAAGTGGATGCCGATGAAGCGCAAACTCCAATCTCTGACGATATTTATTACATTGTTCCAGGTAAATGTACGGAATGTAAAGGATTTCACGACGAGCCACAATGTGCTGCGGTTTGTCCTGTTGATTGTTGTGTTCCAGATGAAAATCATGTGGAAAGTGAAGAAACACTTTTGAACAGAAAAGCATTTTTACACAACGAATAA
- the ychF gene encoding redox-regulated ATPase YchF codes for MKAGIVGLPNVGKSTLFNCLSNAKAQSANFPFCTIEPNIGVVNVPDSRMAKLEELVKPERVQMATVDIVDIAGLVKGASKGEGLGNQFLGNIRECNAIIHVLRCFDNDNIVHVDGNVNPIRDKETIDIELQLKDLENVEKRLEKVNRAAKTGNKEAQTEKALLDRIRETLLQAKSARTIKPQSNEEEVLLEGFQLITAKPVLYVCNVDENSAVNGNKYVDQVRELVKDEDAEVIILSVGAEADITELESYEERQVFLEDMGLTEPGASVLIRAAYKLLKQQTYFTAGVKEVRAWTINIGATAPQAAGVIHTDFEKGFIRAEVISYEDFVHYGSEAKCKEAGKFKVEGKEYVVKDGDVMHFRFNV; via the coding sequence ATGAAAGCAGGAATTGTAGGATTACCAAATGTTGGAAAATCAACATTATTCAATTGTTTATCCAATGCAAAAGCGCAAAGTGCCAACTTTCCGTTTTGTACCATTGAACCCAATATAGGAGTTGTAAACGTACCAGATTCTAGAATGGCAAAACTGGAAGAATTAGTAAAACCGGAACGCGTTCAGATGGCAACTGTTGATATTGTTGATATTGCAGGATTGGTTAAAGGAGCCAGCAAAGGAGAAGGTTTGGGGAATCAATTTTTGGGAAATATCAGGGAATGTAACGCCATTATTCACGTTTTGCGTTGTTTTGACAATGATAATATCGTGCACGTTGACGGAAACGTAAATCCAATTCGTGACAAAGAAACCATCGATATCGAGTTGCAATTGAAAGATTTGGAGAATGTTGAAAAACGTCTCGAAAAAGTAAATCGTGCCGCCAAAACCGGTAATAAAGAAGCGCAAACCGAAAAAGCACTTTTAGACAGAATTAGAGAGACACTTTTGCAAGCCAAATCGGCCAGAACAATAAAACCTCAAAGCAATGAAGAGGAAGTATTGTTGGAAGGTTTTCAATTGATTACGGCAAAACCTGTTTTGTACGTGTGTAATGTGGACGAAAATTCGGCCGTAAACGGAAATAAATACGTGGATCAAGTTCGCGAATTGGTGAAAGATGAAGATGCCGAAGTGATTATCCTTTCAGTAGGAGCCGAGGCCGATATCACCGAATTGGAAAGCTACGAAGAGCGCCAAGTTTTCTTGGAAGACATGGGATTGACCGAGCCGGGAGCATCCGTTTTGATTCGTGCCGCTTATAAATTATTGAAACAACAAACCTATTTTACCGCAGGAGTGAAAGAAGTTCGTGCCTGGACCATCAATATTGGAGCCACTGCGCCACAAGCAGCCGGAGTTATCCATACCGATTTCGAGAAAGGTTTCATCCGTGCCGAAGTGATTTCGTATGAAGATTTCGTTCATTATGGTTCGGAAGCCAAGTGCAAAGAAGCAGGGAAATTCAAGGTGGAAGGAAAAGAATATGTGGTGAAAGACGGCGACGTGATGCACTTTAGATTTAATGTGTAA